A single Phoenix dactylifera cultivar Barhee BC4 chromosome 1, palm_55x_up_171113_PBpolish2nd_filt_p, whole genome shotgun sequence DNA region contains:
- the LOC103723398 gene encoding probable cytochrome c oxidase subunit 5C-1: MAAHKIAHATLKGPNVVKEICIGITLGILAGSVWKMHHWNEQKKTRAFYDMLEKGEISVIAAEE; the protein is encoded by the coding sequence ATGGCTGCCCACAAGATCGCACATGCCACCCTGAAAGGACCGAATGTGGTCAAGGAGATCTGCATCGGAATCACACTGGGCATTCTCGCTGGTAGTGTGTGGAAGATGCATCACTGGAACGAGCAGAAGAAGACCAGAGCCTTCTATGATATGCTCGAGAAGGGCGAGATCAGTGTTATCGCCGCCGAGGAATAG